TCTGTCTAGTTAGGGATGCATTTCATGTGTTAAAAcagattgtgttgtttttaacacaagcATTTCAGAGTGTGGTTCATCATAGATGTGTGTTGCAGTACTTTGTTCTGTATTTAGTATTTTGTTAATGTATTGTCTGAACAACTTTGATATACAAGCATTTGAGAGAGACGTGTGTTAGTATTGCGATGTTGCGAAGTCCTTCAGCAGATCATCTCCTCTACACCTGATGACATCTTAAGTTTCTTTAAAAGTGCTATAgactgtaaaactgtatttatgtagtCATAGATGAATAGTAAGAGttgtgtacatggtaatgacatattatGGTAATgacaaacacgattgtttcctccttcttatgtaaacctcatgAATGTAAAAGACCGCtgaaaaacagaccaatctcaacataacacaaaCTGTGAGGTTACAGTCCAGATGTACACCACAGCATTAGATTACACATTAAATTGaataagtacaatgttgttacaatgctaagtTGTGACTGTTGAGTTACCGCtacatgctagttaatgctacaTGCTAGTTACTGCTACATGCTAGtgttaggctgaagttctactttTGACGttacaaaaaacacaaacttacctctcagaaacgtccattaacaatctccaaacaattgattactcctcaaaatctgatacagactcaaacataagatctgtttacacacacacagagctactgaaggagaaacagccaatcagagcagagctcaacattactattcatgacccttttaaaaaaggcaataatagaccatttcaatcTGAAGGACAAATCCTAGagttgtaaatagacatgttaaactgactctggatcatttttgcactttataaagccaaataataatttaacagattattacaatgcattctttggcacctttaagctTTTAAATTGTAGATGTTTTTGAGATCATTGCATGATTATTAATGTTGTGCAGAAGCTCTAAAGGTCTTCAGGTTCTTTCTCTGTTGATTTAATCACATGAAGCTCATCAAATCTGGACATCAGACAGTAAAATCTGACATGATTACTTGACACTAACCGGCTGATTCGGTTTTAATGAAGTCATTTCTTCCTTTCAATGGTGTTTGATTCAGGGACTCCAGAGTCACCGCAATGAATGTTGAGTCCTGGGCGGAGCCTCAGCCGGATTCATCGGAGCGTCTGACATCACAGCCGCAGGAGTCGGATCCGTTATGTCTGGAGTCTTTCTGGAGTGAAGTGGAGATCATACAACAACACATCAGTGATTCAGAGACAGACATCAGCAGACGAGACTCAAGACAATCTGAAGGTGAGACACACAACTTAACTTTATTTCTCACATGACTCTCATCTCATTCAAGAAAAGAAAGAACTGAATAAAGAtatctgatgtgtgtgtgtgtttgtgtgtgtgtgtgtgtgtgtgtgtgtgtgtgtgtgtgtgtgtgtgtgtgtgtgtgtgtgtgtttcagaagGTGAGCAGGAGGAGCTCTGGCTGCAGGATGCTGGTTTATCTCCACTGGTGACGGGTGAAGAAGAAGAGGTGGATAAAGTCGTGTTGTTGTCCACGCTGACCAGGACACAAGCTGCAGCGGTTCAGAGACGCATTGATTCATACACCTGTTCACTGCGCAAGAGAAACAAAACAACACCTCCACACGTCAAAGACATCTTTACTTCACCCATCAGTCAGGTAACATCACCTGTTGAACACAATTTTTAGCTTGTGAATGATGTTTTCAcacatttgttttgtgtgtgatCATCTATGCAGTTAAAGGTCACTAATGTGTGTCAGATGTGCAGATAAACTAAAGAAGTGGAGATGTCACTTTATCTTTACCTGACATTATGAAGTCATTCATGTCAGAGACTCTTCAGCTCCAGATGATATCAGTGATGTGAATGAAGCTTtaacatttctgtgtgtgtgtttctatttAGACTGCAGTGCCTGAACCACACAACAGTGAGTctgacacacacagacacatggaGAACATTACAAAGACCCAGAGATCAggtacacaaacatacacacacacacacacaggcaacacaacccattctcatgatttgcgtataaatagcacacagTGTGAAATGTTGTGCAGTACACAAACCATATtctaatttttttctgttgtcTCTTGGATTAGATGTAggatttgctttaggatgtcatttaatataaaggtttctacatgtttatgtctattttaaaacattggTCACTTGGAGTTgtggttagatttggggtttgggttaggatgtcattttatgtaaaaaatgttgtTGTAACTCCAACACCAACACCTTCCtagaagcaaaaaaaaaaaatgtcataaaatgacacaaaaagatgtgctgtattaagtgaatgggaaggactggcgcaTCATATGCATGCAAGATTAGAATTTGTCCAATCTAAAACCATACCTGGAAAGCACTTAGCATCATCCTAGCAACCACTCagcttagcaaccacatagaaaCCGCATCCATGACACTCCTTAATATCACTGTGTGTTTCACAtctcattttaaaaaaaaatgcaaggaATCAAAATCAAGGAATTATCCTAGGAGTTTTTTTAACCCCTTGTGAGTCGGCTGACATTAGCTTAATTTAAAACTATGTTACATTACACATACATTACAATATGACTCCACTCACTAGTAAAGTTTAATATTAGCCACTGTAACTCTTTTgatttttcagtttttattaatttaaagctgctttggaacaattCAACAAATGTGAAAAGTACCACATACATAAAACTGAATTGAACTGTTAGGGTTAGTGAACTAATATGGATTAAtatctttaaattatttaaatttaaatgataTGCAGTCTGTTCATATGCAGTCTGTTCATGTCCTATTTAATATTTAGCTGCATATCTTTGACCTTTCAGAAGAAATAATATAAGAGAATATGTGTGTTTAATAACATTATGATGGTTCACATTCAGAGAAATCTTCTTCTACATTAATTATCAGTCAAAGTCTTTATAATGAACAGAAATTAAAGCAGTATTTTACATTTGAACACAAGATGCAATTTCCTCTCTTTTCATATGGAAATGACATTCAAATGGATCAGATCCTGCTGTGTGTACACACATtaacactgtgtgtgtgtgtgtgtgtgtgtgtgtgtgtgtgtgtgtgtgtgtgtgtgtgtgtgtgtgtgtgtgtgtgtgtgtgtgtgtgtgtgtgtgtgtgtgtgtgtgtgtgtgtgtagctgTCAGTGTGCAGGAGTGTTCAGCTCAACAGAAGGATGAGATCTTTATCACAGATGTGGCGTATTGTGAACAGGCGGCCATCTTACTAAAACAATCCAAACTACCACAACACAACAGCAGTGAGTGGAGGAGAGATGATGGAGCGCTGCCGGTAACtcatttactctctctctctctctctctctctctctctctctctctctctctctctctctctttaaagCACATTTATATCTGGTATTAACATGTTGTgctcgatcagatcacaagtgaaCGAGAGACACACATTAACCTCATTCACCcagaaaatttctgtaaaataGTCAGataggcttctgtgtgaacacaaacacgtcctgtaaatgttctgggatcgctcccatAAAGAGGACCTACAGTAGTAACATTGTTGTAACACTCACGGAAAGCATTCTATGTGAACAAGATGCAGAAACAACACCGTAACTTTaggtgcaggactttaaatacgtcacgtgtctttacaggatctttacagtatgtatgtgaaTGCACGCACAGATTCCATAAagtcattggcagtgtgaatcaCAGTTtttttccgtaatctctgtgtgaaaagggctattcACGTTCAcacctggggtctcatttataaagtgtgcccacgcaaaggttgtgatctataaaaaaaaaacaaatttaatgGGAGAATGTGTTCCTGgagggtgggatctgaggattCGTGTACACACACTTGCAGGTTATCTTTGagttataaagggaacattgctttgttttttaagtctttttatgctatttttggcttttgtgcgtacgtagacttttagtaaggatcaaTTTATAAATGAGACTTCAGGtgttttaatccgtctcttttgtccacttctGTCCTGATGATTACTTTGAGgtgatgtttttttgtgtgagaAATGGTGAGTTTGAATGGACGTTAGTCAAAATGCTGTGCTGATGTTTTATACATGTCTATGTAGAAAGAGAGAGCTTTCTCAGATATTTCAGCATAAATGATGTTATATCTTTCACATGCTcacaaaattaaagaaaaatgaaaGAGTTGAAGAGCAGCCGCtgtagttttatcaatgaaagcatCACACTGAACACTTTTGGCTTGCACTAAAAGTCCGGACTGATgttaaaacattgtgctcagtacATCACACATTAGATCAGCAAGAGGAGAGTAAGCGGTCTTACtcaaacacattcaaccacatgagTGTCTGTGTTTTTGACCACCTCTAAATGTGTAAACAGGTGTAATACCAGGTGTCTTATTCTTTTACATGAACACTTTctctatctctttctctctctctgtatctcTCGCTCAGAATAGCTTCATTGGTGATATGGTGACAGTAATGAttgtctctttctttctgtgtCTCTTTCTCAGAGAGTGATCTGTCCACAGTGTCGTCTGGGAGTGACGCGGGTGGTGGATTTATCCCAGCAGGACATGAAGAAGGTCCGTCAGTTGGCTTTGATTGACATGACGGCTCTTTGTGATCTGCTGGAACTCGAGGTCAAACGACACAAAACTTGCAAAAGGAGAATTGctggtgagagagagagaaagacagagagagagagagagagagagagagagagagaaagagacctGCGCTTAATAATCACAATACTCACACATGTCTTTCTGTTTTATTAGAGAGTTGTTTGTTTGGTGTTCCTCTGACCTCATTGGTGGAGAACGATCAGAAGATCAAACCCAATCTTCAGATTCCTCTGTTTCTTCAAACAGTACGTGATGTCATCATGAATGATCAAAATGAACATGTAGTGAAGGCTTATATATTTTTCTTCTGGGGTAAATTAAAGTTAAAGGAGGGTAACATGGATCTAATTCTTTAAATCATTACCAGAATATACAATATAAGCAGCCTTTGTTTTTAGATAGTAGTATGCGATATACAGTGCATACTATAACAGTAAGCTAGTGTTGATCAATGCAGTCTTCTTTGACATCAGTGTATGacgtttgatttattttgttgtagcTTCTGTCTCTTCTGGAGAAGAAAGGTCTGGAGTCTGAGGGGATTCTGAGGGTTCCAGGATCTCAGGCCAGAATCAAAGTCTGTTTCATCTCATCGTTACTTCATCAGATCTTCTAATATCTCTAGATGTGCTCATCTCTGTGTGCTGCTGGGTTTGCTTTAGGTTCTTCAACAGAAGTTGGAGAAGTCGTTTTATGGAGGTTCATTCTGTTGGGATGATGTCAGTCCGAATGATGCTGCAGCGCTCCTGAAGAAATTCATCCGTGAGCTTCCAGCTCCACTGCTGACTGCTGAACATCTCGACACCTTCAGTGCTGttagaggtgtgtgtgtgtgtgtgtgtgtgtgtgcgtgcgtgcgtgcgtgcgtgcgtgcggtagtttgtgatgttttttttgGGGTCTCTTTAAAATAATCTTTCTTTAGAGTCCGAATGATtttgaatgtgtttttataGATATTGCAGACTTGAAACAGAAGTTGCATGTGTTGAATTTGCTTGTGCTGCTACTGCCAGAAGCCAACCGAAACACACTCAAGGCTCTGCTGGAGTTTCTCAGTAAAGTGATCTTTCATGAGCGTAGAAACCGTATGAATCTGTGGGCCGTCTCCACCATCATGGCTCCAAACCTCTTTCTTCATAAAGCAGTGCCCAGTAAACTGACAACAGATGGTCAAGAGAAAGGTCAGGCAGAACGGGCCGCTGACATCATGAGACTCCTTATACGCTATCAAGACCTGCTGTGGACGGTATATAAACTACATCTGTCAATATTCTCAAACATCTGTAGATAAAGAGTTACTCTACTCCATACTCTTATTGTACTCCATACTCTTACTCTATACTCTAACTCTACTCCATACTCTTACTGTACTCCATACTCTTACTGTACTCCATACTCTTACTGTACTGCATCATTTTACTGTACTCCATATTCTTACTGTACTCCATACTCTACTCCATACTCTTACTGTACTCCATAATCTTACAGTACTCAATACTCTACTCCATACTCTTACTCTACTTCATACTCTTACTGTACTCAATACTCTTACTGTACTCAATACTCTACTCCATACTCTTAGTGTACTCCATACTCTTAGTGTACTCCATAATTTTACTGTGCTACATAATCTTACTGTActcataattttaattttactgtACTCTATAATCTTACTTTACTCCATACTCTTACTGTACTCCATAATCTTACTGTACTCCATACTCTACTCCATACTTATACTGTACTCCATACTCTTACTGTACTCAATACTCTTCTCCATATTTTTACTCTACTCAATATTCTTACTCTACTCCATACTCTTACTGCACTCCATAATCTTACTGTACTCAACACTCTACTCCATACTCTTACTCTACTTCTTACTCTAACTGTACTCCATAATTTTACTGTACTCCATAATCTTACTGTACTCCATAATTTTACTGTATTTCATAATCTTACTTTGCTCCATAATTTGACTGTACTCCATAATTTTACTGTACTCCATATTCTTACTGTACTCAATACTCTTACTCTACTTCTTACTCTAACTGTAATCCATAATTTTACTGTACTCCATAATCTTACTGTACTCCATAATTTTACTGTACTCAATACTCTACTCCACAATCTTACTGTACTCCATACTCTTACTCTACTTCTTAATCTAACTGTACTCCATAATTTTACTGTACTCCATAATCTTACTGTACTCCATATTCTTACTGTACTCAATACTCTACTCCACAATCTTACTGTACTCCATACTTTTAGTCTACTCCATAATTTTACTGTACTCCATAATCTTACTTTACTCCATAATTTTACTGTACTCCATAATCTTATTGTACTCCATAATTTTACTGTACTCTATAATCTTACTTTACTCCATAATTTTACTGAACTCCATAATCTTACTTTACTCCATAATTTTACTGTACTCCATAATCTTACTGTACTCCATAATTTTACTGTACTCCATAATCTTACTTTACTCCATAATTTTACTGTACTCCATAATCTTACTGTACTCCATAATTTTACTGTACTCCATAATCTTACTTTACTCCATAATTTTACTGTACTCCATAATTTTACTTTACTCCATAATTTTACTGTACTCCATAATCTTACTTTACTCCATAATTTTACTGTACTCCATAATATTACTTTACTCCATAATTTTACTGTACTCCATAATCTTACTTTACTCCATAATTTTACTGTACTCCATAATTTTACTTTACTCCATAATTTTACTGTACTCCATAATCTTACTTTACTCCATAATTTTACTGTACTCCATAATATTACTTTACTCCATAATTTTACTGTACTCCATAATCTTATTGTACTCCATAATTTTACTGTACTCCATAATCTTACTTTACTCCATAATTTTACTGTACTCCATAATCTTATTGTACTCCATAATTTTACTGTACTCCATAATCTTACTTTACTCCATAATTTTACTGTATTCCATAATATTACTTTACTCCATCATTTTACTGTACTCCATAATCTTATTGTAAACCATAATTTTACTGTACTCCATAATCTTATTGTACTCCATAATTTTACTGTACTCCATAATCTTACTTTACTACATAATTTTACTGTACTCCATAATCTTACTTTACTCCATAATTTTACTGTACTCCATAATCTTATTGTACTCCATAATTTTACTGTACTCCATATTCTTGCTGTACTCCATAATTTTACTGTACTCCATAATATTACTTTACTCCATAATTTTACTGTACTCCATAATCTTACTTTACTCCATAATTTTACTGTATTCCATAATATTACTTTACTCCATAATTTTACTG
This genomic interval from Misgurnus anguillicaudatus chromosome 8, ASM2758022v2, whole genome shotgun sequence contains the following:
- the arhgap40 gene encoding rho GTPase-activating protein 40 isoform X2; protein product: MSRGRKAMGLGGPLGSGRYAVRDSRVTAMNVESWAEPQPDSSERLTSQPQESDPLCLESFWSEVEIIQQHISDSETDISRRDSRQSEEGEQEELWLQDAGLSPLVTGEEEEVDKVVLLSTLTRTQAAAVQRRIDSYTCSLRKRNKTTPPHVKDIFTSPISQTAVPEPHNSESDTHRHMENITKTQRSAVSVQECSAQQKDEIFITDVAYCEQAAILLKQSKLPQHNSSEWRRDDGALPRVICPQCRLGVTRVVDLSQQDMKKVRQLALIDMTALCDLLELEVKRHKTCKRRIAESCLFGVPLTSLVENDQKIKPNLQIPLFLQTLLSLLEKKGLESEGILRVPGSQARIKVLQQKLEKSFYGGSFCWDDVSPNDAAALLKKFIRELPAPLLTAEHLDTFSAVRDIADLKQKLHVLNLLVLLLPEANRNTLKALLEFLSKVIFHERRNRMNLWAVSTIMAPNLFLHKAVPSKLTTDGQEKGQAERAADIMRLLIRYQDLLWTVPNFLMSQVRKLNENNSRRYQFYDKRIKNLLKKIHTDNKDKPEKNSAEPRRTVKVQLGDVSFSMEFHLTINSRASDLMSQFYKELHTSDNSKSLLKRNGMTSSPDCAIYEVGGNIGELCVNPDTHLFDLYNNNPSGEWIIKVRSDSRGR
- the arhgap40 gene encoding rho GTPase-activating protein 40 isoform X1; protein product: MYYMDMTPKKTNVQRLVPSKPVMRSKPVVRTKRMGYTQRSHEPYSTRQTQPFIRDSRVTAMNVESWAEPQPDSSERLTSQPQESDPLCLESFWSEVEIIQQHISDSETDISRRDSRQSEEGEQEELWLQDAGLSPLVTGEEEEVDKVVLLSTLTRTQAAAVQRRIDSYTCSLRKRNKTTPPHVKDIFTSPISQTAVPEPHNSESDTHRHMENITKTQRSAVSVQECSAQQKDEIFITDVAYCEQAAILLKQSKLPQHNSSEWRRDDGALPRVICPQCRLGVTRVVDLSQQDMKKVRQLALIDMTALCDLLELEVKRHKTCKRRIAESCLFGVPLTSLVENDQKIKPNLQIPLFLQTLLSLLEKKGLESEGILRVPGSQARIKVLQQKLEKSFYGGSFCWDDVSPNDAAALLKKFIRELPAPLLTAEHLDTFSAVRDIADLKQKLHVLNLLVLLLPEANRNTLKALLEFLSKVIFHERRNRMNLWAVSTIMAPNLFLHKAVPSKLTTDGQEKGQAERAADIMRLLIRYQDLLWTVPNFLMSQVRKLNENNSRRYQFYDKRIKNLLKKIHTDNKDKPEKNSAEPRRTVKVQLGDVSFSMEFHLTINSRASDLMSQFYKELHTSDNSKSLLKRNGMTSSPDCAIYEVGGNIGELCVNPDTHLFDLYNNNPSGEWIIKVRSDSRGR